From Malus sylvestris chromosome 1, drMalSylv7.2, whole genome shotgun sequence:
ACCTATCACGTATTGTTATGTATTTCAACTTAAATACTAAGATATATTCTAAATCTATCACATATTGTTATGTATTTTAATTTGCTAACGTGGGTGCACAAATATTTACATGTTCCCTACCCCAACTTTTCTTTAAAAAGTTATAGTtattttctttaagtacatTTTATATTCAGACTCGGATTTGATACTACTGGAGGACACTAAACTGTTTGACAAGAAATGCAGATAACCCCATAGTCAAGTAGGTGGTTTTTACTTTCTAGGTTTATGTCTGTGGTTGGAACTAGGGTTTATAGATGTGAAGAAGATTGAGGAAGCTGAATTAGGGGAAACAAAGTAAGTATATCGGATTTAGGGTTTAAAATTCCTTTAAGTTTGTAACATAACTCGACTGCCAATTCCTCCGTCTCCATGTGAAAAATGTGTTTGCTTATACTTACAGAAAGATCTAATGATTCAGTAATGAGTATTAATTAGTGCAAATCATAATCTAATCAACAACACAGCACTTTAATTACCATATTTGATTAAAGCTAGCAAATGACAGCATCATCGTGTTATCATGCTGACAACATTATTCACCCTAGCTCACTCGATCACTAATTTTGACTAATTCAAACTTACAACTCGTTAGCCAAAGCTGCAGCCTCAAGTAGAAACACCGGCGAGTCTTCTAGTTTCTGGTTACTCCCGTCGGCACCACACACTTGAACGATAAACTTGATGTTAGAAGTGCCAGAAGTGACTGCGAGGTCATCGACGTAAAAAGCTTCCACTCGTGCCGCTCCAAGATACTCATGCACCCTTTCTAGCGCTGCTCCTTGATGGCCAAGTGATCCCTTTGCTAGCTTTTCaacataaatattataatttgtGTATGGATAATCGTTCCCGTCTTTCAACTTCCAAGTGATTTTAAGACTAACGCTCTTGGAACCCTCAGATCCTGTTGCCCATTTGATATATTCACCTTTGACAAGCCACGAATCAGAAGGCGGAAAATCTGATTTCTGCCCACAAGTCTTAATTGAAATATGACCAAGCACTGCATAGTACTCTGTTGAATTCTGAGTACCTTCCTCTGATATGGACTTCAGTCTCCTTTCGTCAAATTCAGGCTTCGACCTATAGCACAGAACATGTATTTCTGTTAGTCTGTATCCATTCATTCGGATGCTACTCTTCTGCACGACCCATCCAGGGGAAATTCCTGGCGTTTCAGGTTGACGTGTCATTATCACTTTATCAAATTTGCTTGAGAACTGGTTCAGGTTCCAGTTTACAAGAAGCACCGACTTTCTTTCGTTCACGGTAGAAGAAGAGAATACAAGATGCAAGCCTAGACGAGAATTATTCTCCGATTTCACCTGCATTAATTGGAATATGCATAGTTCAAAACTTGTCTGCGAGTGcactatatgaaaaaaataaaataaatagaagaTTCTAGGCACATGTACAGGTAGTCTAACGACGATTTGGACAACTTTAGTAACTTACAATGCACGGAAGAGATAGCTTACAGAATACGTAAAGTGGAGAGGTAAATCCCCCAAAAGAACATCTCCTTGAAAGAGCCTAGTCGAGAAATTATCAGAGTCTTCAAGGTTTCCTTTAAATGTGATGTTTCCTCCTCCACTATAAGATGCTTCCTTGAAACTATAATTCGCCAACATACGTttgaatgaagaagaatatcaaaCATATCCAAAAATGTTCTTAAGTTTTTGCAAAGCTTAGGCACTGATATTCGGAAACCCGGTATAAGATAATGTTTATGCATAAGGTCAAATGTTTAGGGTGTAGGGTTTAGGAACTAAAACTTACTCAACATGGACCTGGATGCCATCTGGGGTTGCATTGTCACTAAACTCAAGGAACGGCTGTGACATATCAATAGGAGTAAATTAGCATGCTTGACCATGTCAAAGATTTGACAACAATGCACTGCACCTGCCCGCTAATAGCAATACGCACAACACACGAAAGGAAAAAAAGCatattaacataatttaaaaccAGTAATGTTTCGCAGATGGCGACTGCAGTAAAGCAACAATCCCTACTATACACCCTGGTGCAAGTTCGATCCCCACTGATCCCCTTTCCCCCtaacatttaacaatttaacccaTTAATGCTATCGTTTGTAAAAGAAAAGGGTAATGTTCATGCACAGGATTGAACATTCGAATTTGTTATTATAACATTCCATACCACCGACACTCAAGCTCAATGACGTTagctttgtttttcttcttattcCAATTTATTTTGTTGTCAAGAACTAAAACaaggaaataattcaaacattccATCCACTAACAAGAAAGAACTGCCTTCGAACAGCTGGAACTTGGAAAAGATAATAAAATTTGATGATTATGGTTGGATTTTATTGTCATGGCGAACTATGAAAATGCTTGTTTGAACTTGGCAGCTTAAGATATTAaccaacagaaagaaaaaaaaatctagatATTGAACTTAGAAATaggctttgaaactctaaaataaattgaaaaagttCAAACTGCAAATTTGATAGTAATCAATGAAAAGAGTAGGGAAATAAGAAGAAGATGGAAACCAAACTGCAATCTAACAGTATTTGACCAAGGAGCGTCTGATACCACAAGGCTATTTGGTCCATACCTGAAACCCTTGGGAAGAAATGTTACACCAAGAAGCATCGGATACTTGCCCTCCGTCGACAGAAACATGATATCCATAACCCTGAACAGTAATACAGAAAAATAGCGTTTAGGTAACGGGTATATACAGGATATATGAAGTTTATGAACTAGGTCATGCTTCCAACATCCATAAATGGCCCACTGCAGTATCAATACAGTCACGGCGACCTGATCAAAATTTGTATAGAATGGTAGCACTTTCGGATAATTTTGTACCACTCCCCATGATTTTTCCACAAGGGACCACCAACTGCAAAACAAATGAATTTATCAGGAGAAACTTCAGCAAATGTAACATTCATACTATTAAGAACACAACCAGGTCATATTCCGATCTAAATGTGGTTGAttacataaagttcttttttccAACTAACCACGGAAGGCAGTTCCAAAAATGTTGGCATTCAAGACAATCAAATAGCGTTACATGTAAAAGAAGTGAAGACTACGGTATCATCATGCCAGCTTTTATCAGGAGATACTGCATCCTTTTACTAGCTTTTGTTAAAAGAAGTGAAAATATCATGCCAGCTTTTGTCTGTAAATTAATCTCTATGAACTTATGTAACTGGTACTGGAAATCCGAAATAATAACTAATTAAGTATTACGGACAAGTTCGTATACTAATCAATGGAACTACAAGTTTGTGAAACTTTGCAAATAGGGGCAAGTCAGTTACTGATTCTGAGCAATCTGAAAATTTGGTGGTTGATTAGTCTCATAGATCCATCCGGGAGCAAATATGGCCGTTGATACACCATCCTTCTTCAGCACATCTAGTGCAACACTTGTCTGAAATGCAgagttattaaaaaaacaaagttaactACAAAAAATAGACTCCCAGGAAAACCACCCGAATTCTCCATTACATGGAGTTGTAAAAACATTCATCATAAAGAGTTGCCATGTTGTTCATTTATAATGGCACTTAAAACACTCACTCGGCACAGTGAAACATAATCAACTCCCGGAAAGGTTCTCATAACTCACGATATTAGTGTCTCACTTACATTCCATTGTCCACCACCGAAAGTGCCCCTTCCAAAAACATCAATTCCCATGTAGACATCATACTTTCTGTCACCAGCAACAGCTGCGGAAAGCCTCGGATAGTTTTCCTGCATGCCACATAGGTTTAACTGTGTGAAAGAGTATTTAGAGAACAAAAACAAACTTCCATAAGGAAGAAGTGAAAACCATACCTTCCATGTATAGTTCACGAAAATTCCATCACATATATCGAAGAAAGGTTTATTCTTTTCATTCAGTTGATTTTGCCAGTTAAGTTTACCATCAGTTGTAACACTATCATACCTGCCGAATAGACAATAGTAAGTCAAATATAAACTTTAAACGGCACGCTATATCAAAAGGGGCAAAAAATTAAGTGACGGGAAACATCAGTAATATCTCCAAACACTCACCATATCACCAAAGAACCAGGCACAGAGGAATGCATTGTCTGGGTTAAATGGCTGACAAATGCTTTCAAATTAGGGATTTGGTCCGAGTTCAACTCAACCTCCATATTGATCTGCAAGTAGCAGTTATCATGACAACACAATAAAAAGAGTGCAATAGAATGAATTTCCGCCAAACAAAATAACGGAAGAAAGCATCAGTTTCAAAATTGAAACTTCCCTATTTCTCATGACATCCCCCTTTCCTTGAACTGTCGGAAACTTAAAAAGTCTTCAACTATGAATACTATGGCAGCTTGCTATTTAACTTCTTGAACCAGCAGAACTGGAGCATTCATCTTTTCAAGAAATACAACAAGTTCCCTCCGTGTCATGCAAGTGTGTTACCAAAAAATCGTAAGCCAGATCATATGGCTGATTAACAAAGCTAAAATCTAAAGAGAACTTTAACggaaagctcccggtactgttcattttatcgaaaaaccacatttttacatggaaaaaaaatacagaaacttGAAAAAAGCATGCGGTTAGGGTGAACTATATACCAGCCATCCGTCGAAGCCCAAAGCAACGGCAAGCTCTGCCAATAACTCGGCATACATTTCAGCAGACACTTTCGTCGACAGCAATTTGTTGCAAATAAGCTTCCCTTCATCCCATTCTGTGATGAAAGTCCCCAACACCTTATATTCCAATATAAAGAACCAACAAAGTTAGATTCCGAAATTCCTTTCAATCATT
This genomic window contains:
- the LOC126585984 gene encoding cytosolic endo-beta-N-acetylglucosaminidase 1-like, with the protein product MLLPRLRPYISCQTIISLLSLLRLIRGKAQVFFPFFKMSQPATAPDHQSSGPTPPPFDPTQPAVPISYPIKTLEDLESRSYFESFHYPFNKSTVPLQSASPSLSLPDRPRVIVCHDMAGGYGDDKWIQGGTNPNAYAIWHWYLIDIFIYFSHSLVTLPPPCWTNTAHRHGVKVLGTFITEWDEGKLICNKLLSTKVSAEMYAELLAELAVALGFDGWLINMEVELNSDQIPNLKAFVSHLTQTMHSSVPGSLVIWYDSVTTDGKLNWQNQLNEKNKPFFDICDGIFVNYTWKENYPRLSAAVAGDRKYDVYMGIDVFGRGTFGGGQWNTSVALDVLKKDGVSTAIFAPGWIYETNQPPNFQIAQNHWWSLVEKSWGVVQNYPKVLPFYTNFDQGYGYHVSVDGGQVSDASWCNISSQGFQPFLEFSDNATPDGIQVHVDFKEASYSGGGNITFKGNLEDSDNFSTRLFQGDVLLGDLPLHFTYSVKSENNSRLGLHLVFSSSTVNERKSVLLVNWNLNQFSSKFDKVIMTRQPETPGISPGWVVQKSSIRMNGYRLTEIHVLCYRSKPEFDERRLKSISEEGTQNSTEYYAVLGHISIKTCGQKSDFPPSDSWLVKGEYIKWATGSEGSKSVSLKITWKLKDGNDYPYTNYNIYVEKLAKGSLGHQGAALERVHEYLGAARVEAFYVDDLAVTSGTSNIKFIVQVCGADGSNQKLEDSPVFLLEAAALANEL